One genomic segment of Rivularia sp. PCC 7116 includes these proteins:
- a CDS encoding photosystem I reaction center subunit II PsaD, giving the protein MAGTLSGQTPLFGGSTGGLLKKAVEEEKYAITWTSPKQQVFEMPTGGAATMLEGENMLEIARKEYGIALGAQFRKMKITDYKIYRIYPSGETQYLHPADGVFPEKVNEGREKVRFNARKIGDNPSAAKLKFSGVAPYDAPNS; this is encoded by the coding sequence ATGGCAGGAACACTCTCTGGACAAACCCCGTTATTTGGTGGCAGCACCGGCGGCTTGCTCAAGAAAGCAGTAGAAGAAGAAAAATACGCGATTACTTGGACTAGCCCCAAACAACAGGTTTTTGAAATGCCTACTGGTGGCGCTGCAACAATGCTTGAAGGCGAAAACATGCTGGAAATTGCTCGTAAAGAGTACGGCATTGCTTTAGGCGCTCAATTCCGGAAAATGAAAATCACTGATTATAAAATTTACCGGATTTATCCTAGTGGCGAAACTCAGTACTTACATCCGGCTGATGGTGTCTTCCCCGAGAAGGTTAACGAAGGTCGCGAAAAAGTGCGTTTCAACGCTCGTAAAATCGGCGATAATCCCAGTGCTGCAAAACTTAAGTTTAGCGGTGTCGCACCTTATGACGCTCCTAATTCGTAG